The Arachis duranensis cultivar V14167 chromosome 9, aradu.V14167.gnm2.J7QH, whole genome shotgun sequence genomic sequence tataatattaaaaaaaatataagttacaaaattttataaattaaaataactaaaaactgCACTATGTATTggatatttgaattattgttgttcttgttaacaaatagctcattctaataattaataaaaatggttctattatactagcccaagcccatactattaattaaagtaaccctagtacatttttcaaatatttatttcaaactATCATAGGCATAGCgtcacttttctctctcttttagtgattcccaaacttttggtcttctactcttctcattttaattttctttccataccaaaacaagacatatgaagaaaaaccattgaagagaagtgaacaacaaaatattaaccattgaatgcacaacaaagattcaaagaggtatatttcaattttttttaagttaatgacaatgtcaagtattatttacattatttatttaaaataattaatttatttttttttataatggacagtgttcaaagattgaagtgaggacaaaactcaatagaattatttttttgtgagacttggaacaaaaaataatcaggtaaatcaataactttatttttggttattatatatttgtgtttctaaaattatttgttattactcaataggtttaatattttttttaagaaaataatatatatgcaattatttttgttttttttttgttagatagttcaagttaagttaaaaatgtcaaagatgaaaacaattcactcatttttcaagagaaaagagagaatatatgatgaacaaaattcagcttcagattctttgagtaatattcaaaatattattgaacaaCCTGTGACACAACTTGTTGAGCAAGATATTCAACCCCTGCTTCCAAAATAGCAAGGACTGAAATAGATCAAGTTAATATTGATACATTGATGCGTGATCCCGGAAAGCGTCCGCAAATTTGGAATTAtcctatcaatcaacaagatgAAATTCGTAGAGCATACATAAAGTTTGGACCATAAAGTTTTAGTATGTAGTTGAACattgacttttatataatataattacttttttgatatatatgctacaaatcatattttgttaatattttgttatattttatatttaattggccCCCCTCTTATAAAATTTCTGGTTCCGCCACTGCATTTCAGTGCTAAACTCAGTTCAAAATATAACCCTCTAAACACAGAATTTTTTGCTATTTAGTAACCATGTTGGAATTGGttctcaaaatcaaatttccctTCTATAAAACGGTTGGAAAACTTGCTGGTGCTGGTGCTGGAGCACTATAATTTTCAAATATCCCTGCGGTtttcaaataatagaaaagaaaatcacAATCATTTGTCTTGTATTTCCAATCTTAACGAAGAAAAAATTGAATGTAACTGTAAACAAAACTAACCACATAAAAGAAGGTTTTCTGGTGGTGGTCTCTCCTTAGCAGGGTCAGGATCAGCATCAAAAACTCTAATGTATAGTTCTTGGCCTAAGTACCATCGTTTCAAAACTTGTGACCTCAAGTTCCACATTCCGGGATTGTCGAGGAAGGCGTAAACCGCCGTCCATCCTCCGGGGTAAACTTGGACGGTGGACCTAACTACCGGATCAACAAGGTTGTAAGTATCACGTGAGGCCGGGGTCCAGTCTCCATCTCCAAACCTATTGGTAATCATTAAAAAAGTGTTTtgaatcctaattcctaaattctaaattacgAGAGACAGATGTAGTGCATAAGGCACTTAACTTACCCCACAAgaaagaaaccaaaaccatcCAAATGCCAAGTATCCATGACATTCATCTTATTTTTGAAGACAAATTCTGCCCATCCTTTGTGTTTACCAGAAACAACTGAAATTCCATATGAAGCATTAGCATTGACAGAGTCATGAGGAAACGCGTCGAGTTGATATACGCCGCTGCCGTTTACAAAGTGGTCGGCGAGTTTCAACGGCGTGCCAATGGTGTAATAAGAGACATTATTGACGGCATAGAGCGGTAGGCCGCTTATTTCTTCCAGGGAACCTAGAAGAATGAAGGTGTGTGACAGAGTTACATTGCTAACATTGAAGCTTCCTTGTGGATTAGGCCTTGCTGCTCCCGCGGTCAAATTCCACCTGCTCAGTTATCATTGAATGGTTAGTTGGTCGAAACTTATATGCAGTTGTCTTTTATGTGGAGTTGATAGTCAAAAACCATCAGATAACAGTTTAATCAAATCTATCAAATCATTTAATGGTTCTCGACTATCAATTTCACACAAACACATTTGTATGTGAGTCTTCACCTAGTTAGTTACACAAAAAGCAATACGTTCTGGTATGTAAACAAATTCGCAAATGAATTGTGAATTAGTACGCACACAAAAAATGGAACAAGTCTTCGAATTTAGAGCAAGATTGAAAGTGacctttttttaatataattaccTAATGGATCTGGCTTGATTTCGTGAAAATTCAACATCAAAAGGGTCTGGTCCAGTTGGCAGAGGTCCAGTAACACCTCTGGTAGAATTTGAGTAGTGAAGCACTCCTATACCTAGAAGGTCGCTAGAATCATTTGTGTTGGTTAATTTTGGACTGGCGACGATATAATAATCAGCTTCGCTTTGATTCGTCTTCACAATAACAGAGTAGGACTGGCCAATATGCACATCAAGAGAATCCAATAGGATTTGGTTGGTATAAGAGCCTTCTGTCTCAACTAGTAGCATTTCATGATTCTGAATTCTGAGATTCAAGCTCAATGCATTCCCCACATTTGATATTCTAAACCTGTAGCTCTTACCTGCAATGTAGCCAAggagataaaaaattatgtgaaaTGCTCCGGCTTGAATCAAATCGAACCGGGAGATGTACAATTACAACTTACAAACCTCGTGTGACAGTGAAGGACTCAAAGGACTTTGACAAGTTGTTTCCATAAGGACCTTTTCCATTCATCAGAATGAATTTAGGAACTGCATAACTATTTACATCCTTATTTCGCATCATCGACTTACTTATCTGTCCAAACCATAAAACAAATGCCATTTACTCCTTCCATTTCAAAAGATCTGTAacaagtttaattttgatgtactgaCAGTATAAAGTGTCTTACAGTCGTGCAATTACATCTATTCTTTTGGATGACCATTCATGCGGTTAACGTGAAAGgtagttatttttactaatgtGGCATTACGTAATTAGATGCACatgtaaattattttacattgatagtgcatcaaaattaaattataatgtaACACTGAATTGTTGAGTGTTTCGCAAGAAACATAAATTCATGGCTAATAGTTCATGGTTATGACCTTGTAGTCTTCAGTAGACCAATCCCCTATAAGAAGATCAAATTCGGCTTCCGGTTTGGGGAAAGGCACAGCAATGACATCGCGATTGTTGACTCGAATCGCTCCGAAACCCCCGGCGGCCTTTTGGAATTGAATAGAAGGGTAGTAGAAGAAGGTACCtatttgatctttggtttgaaAGACATAAGTCCAATTATGATGAGGTAGAATGGGGCAATTTGTTCCAGAAACTCCATCTTGCCAAGAGTTAAGCCTTTGTTGTATACCATGCCTACACCATTATCAGAACAACGATATCACATTATCATTATACATCTTCTATTGTCAATTGACAAGAATACCCTTACTCAATTCAGAATATTTGTACCAAGTGAAGATATTTGTACCAAGTGAAGAGTAGTGGTTCATCCAAATTGTTGAAGACATTGACATGGACAACATCATTGGTTGTGACATTAATAAGGGGACCAGGGAACATTTCATTGATAGCAATAACCTGTTGaacagaataataaataaacattaGGAACATAGTTAAGATGCAGAATTATTCATCACAAGCTACAAAAGACTTTTGAGAAGTTGTTGATCATACACTTTGATTCACATTCAAAGGTGAAACATTTGTATCAAGAGAAACATGCCATTCATGGTAAACTTCAATGGCACTACACCTTGTAACAAATTCTAGAACTAGAAACGTAGTATAGGTGAAGAGCATGAACACCCTACAATAATAGCCATTGATTCtcattctttttgtttcttagATCATAACAAGTGATATATTATAGCCTTCCCACAAAGGAAATAGAAATAGGCTATAAAACCAACAATTTTATAATACAAGATACAAGTGTCCTAGGTTGGTGAAAATTTCTaggtatgtttttattattattgcatgTCTTCACCTTTCCGTATTCATGTGAAAGAAAGGGAGGGCGTGATTTCGAATGAACTAAAAATAGACTAGAAGACTTAAATTGGTTTTTAAATCAAAGGTTATATATAGTTTTTTTCGGTGACTAGATTATATATAGTTCGGAACAAATTAGgaaaattgatataatattaggTATAGTAAAATAATTCAGTTATTTTCATAGAGTTAAACCTAAGGTGATCTCTAAGATTGATTGCTTGTGTCGAAAAGATTTTTAATATTCTAATTGTATTATAAAAATtcgcaaaattaaaaaaattgcacCACATTGATTTCCACTCTCTTTCCATTGAGTTACTTGGCACATACCTTTTAATATTGAATTAGACAAAATAGCTGTTTTAGTTCTAAAGCTAAATGTTAAATGAAATgacattatttaattataattaaccacaaaatatcttattttcacaaaaatgataaaattattaaGATTAAAcgatattattttatcaaatatttagCGTTAAAACTAAAACGGTATTGTTTCGTTTAGTCTAGTATAAAAGAGATGTGTCAAATCATTCACTGCCAAGaagagtaaaaaaatataaaaaaaattaaaagactaatataatatatttttttaatctaaaaattatttataatataagtaGAATCTCAAAAATCTTTTCGATGCAAGCATTCAACTTCGAAAAATATGCAAGTCTTAATATATAAGTCTTCTCAAAGATGAGTTCTATAATGTAGAAGGAAGATTCTTTTTACACCTATATATTTGTGTTGTCAAAAGGATTGTGAAATAAATGTATAGAGAGAGAGTGTGGTTAAAGACAAATTCTGTCCATGCTATCTGATATGTTTCATGTTAACTTTAATATCAAGTGATGGTGGTATATAGAGTAAGTTGGTTAATTgtatttattatgattaattattaaaaataatattaggtTTAGTTGTAGttgtatttttagtttaaactattttgagaaaataaaaataaaatttgattatgGACTAACCTATTGATTTCAATGTTTTTTTTGTCATATGAAATTTTGAGCGTGTGTTTGTGTGAATGGTTAAGCTTACAAAGGGATTGTATATGCTCATCAAAGTAACTCTACTAAACTCACATAAAATTTAGACTCTCTTTTttcatgaattaattttttttattcacacatgaaaaattaaactaaattctcaTACATTTATTAATAACTACTTATTTTAATAtgtgtatataattatatattcatatataaatatatatttaattatttatatatttttaataagtttcaacaattatttcaaaaaaatatttgaattggtactttaaatactaaacacaTATAGCTTAAAtggtaaaaatttatttataaatatttaacatTAAATCATACACTGTACaccctaaatcttaaatcatACCTTTTAAATCCTaatctataaattttaaatctcaaatttaaattttaaattgtaaactataaattttaaactcttaaattttttatcttaaattccAAATCTTGTACTTAAAGTTAAATTGTGATCCTAGAAACAATACTTCAAAAAAATCGGATTACTTTCatgtattttcatatgaaaaaatattttttataccattaattatatctatataataaaaaaaagtttagggGCCAGCACTTAaccaattaaaaaaagtaagtaATTCAACAGCATTAGATataatctcacactattaaaaatactaataataattaattaataattacaaatcacaaaatttactaCCCATAGTACTCCTCTATAATAAAactatttgaaaaatatatattttcaaaacgCGAAAAAATACCCgacagtaaatatatattttcaaaaaatgtcttaaatattgaattttgatataatttttgtaagtaaaattataaaaatgagatattattatccttaaaatttgatcatttttttaagtatatattttttctatttttttgttaacaacaaataatattttttaaaaatcacaaGAAAATATATACTTAGCAAAAAAgtcaccaaattttaagaataataatatctcattttttctAATCATGATGGCAAAAATTCGTATCTAAATTCaatcattttttgaaaatacatatttaCGATCGGACATCTTTATCgcctttttaaattatttaaaggcATTTTTATCGATAGTAAAACTTGAGTACATTTTTATTAGGATTTGGATAATTTAGGACCTTTTTAGTGATTAACTATGATACATGTGATATGTTTTCATagtatattatttttacatGTACCAATTTTATTAACGTTTTTCAAAAAGCTATAAAAGAAGTTGAATGAATTTCAACTATTGATTGAGTATATATAAGAAAGATGCCTACTTATTAATATGTCAatgaaatatatttatatacctCATTAAAATATGAtgatatcaaatttttaatataccaATTTGGTAATTATGACATGTAATTTGAATAGAATATATTAAATAGTTTTATTATATAGGAGTGATAAGGAtagtaaattttgtgatttgtaattattaattaattattattaatatttttaataatgtgagATTATATTTAATAGTGTTTGGTTAAGTGTTGcccctaaattttttttattattatatagatATAATTTATGGTATAAACAACATTTTTCCGCATGAAAATACATGAAAGTAATTAGATTTATTCGAAGTATTACTTCTAGAGTCACAATTTGACTTTAACtacaagatttaaaatttaaggttAAAAATTTAGGAGTTTAAAATTTATGgtttacaatttaaaatttaagtttaagGTTTAAGATTTATGGATTAGGATTTAAAAGGTATGATTTACGATTTAGGATGTACGGTGTAAGATTTAACGTTGAATATTTATAAATGAATGTTTACCATTTAGGTCATAtgtgtttagtatttaaagtactaatttaaataatttttttaaaataattattgaaacttATTAAAAACAcagttagaatataattatctaataataaaaattttaattagtaatatataatttgaaaaagatattaatttatttatatacgcTAATTTGTATAAATAATGGGTTAACTACCAAAAATGTCCTTGAATTATTTAAACGCTGACAAAAATGCACTCAAATTTTACTATCAATAAAAAtacctttaaataatttaaaaatataacaaaaatatccaacagtaagtatgtattttcaaaaattaccttagaaattaaattttgatgcaattttttgtaagcatgattataaaaataagatattattattcttaaaatttgataatgttttgcttagtatatattttttgtaattttttaaaagtataattggttgttaacaaaaaaattataaaaaattatatacttaacaaaaaatcaccaaattttaaggataataatatctcatttttcaaaaattaccttagaaattaaattttgatgcaattttttgtaagcatgattataaaaataagatattattattcttaaaatttgataatgttttgcttagtatatattttttgtaattttttaaaagtataattggttgttaacaaaaaaattataaaaaattatatacttaacaaaaaatcaccaaattttaaggataataatatctcatttttctaatcatgcttgcaaaaaatcgcattaaaattcaatctctaatgtattttttgagaaatacatatttaatgttagttttttttttttgcaagattatctaacattaaatatgcatttctcaaaaaatatattagagattgaattttaatgCGATTTTTAAGCAAGTATGAttagaaaaatgagatattattgttcttaaaatttggtgattttttgttaagtatatatttttttgtaattttttaaaaggattattggttgttaacaaaaaaaattataagaaaaatatatacttaacgaaaaatcaccaaattttaaggataataatatcttaattttataatcatGCTTGcgaaaaattgcattaaaattcaatctctaagacattttttgaaaatatatatttactgttggtatttttgttgtgtttttaaattatttaaaaacatttttgtcGATAATAAAATTCGGATGCATTTTTGTCAGCGTTTGAATAATTTGGAGATGTTTTTGGTGGTTAACccataaataatttgataacaCAAATATATAGGTGTAGAAAGAATCTTTCTTCTACACCataaaactcacccttctcaaAAGTTAAGAGattgataaaatattaatttttatagaaatcgaTAATGctagataaacaaaaaaaatagacaaaatttattttatttaacattcattaattatcgtaataattaataatattaaataaaacaaattataactatttttgattaattttttttcttacca encodes the following:
- the LOC107466626 gene encoding monocopper oxidase-like protein SKU5 yields the protein MRINGYYCRVFMLFTYTTFLVLEFVTRCSAIEVYHEWHVSLDTNVSPLNVNQSVIAINEMFPGPLINVTTNDVVHVNVFNNLDEPLLFTWHGIQQRLNSWQDGVSGTNCPILPHHNWTYVFQTKDQIGTFFYYPSIQFQKAAGGFGAIRVNNRDVIAVPFPKPEAEFDLLIGDWSTEDYKISKSMMRNKDVNSYAVPKFILMNGKGPYGNNLSKSFESFTVTRGKSYRFRISNVGNALSLNLRIQNHEMLLVETEGSYTNQILLDSLDVHIGQSYSVIVKTNQSEADYYIVASPKLTNTNDSSDLLGIGVLHYSNSTRGVTGPLPTGPDPFDVEFSRNQARSIRWNLTAGAARPNPQGSFNVSNVTLSHTFILLGSLEEISGLPLYAVNNVSYYTIGTPLKLADHFVNGSGVYQLDAFPHDSVNANASYGISVVSGKHKGWAEFVFKNKMNVMDTWHLDGFGFFLVGFGDGDWTPASRDTYNLVDPVVRSTVQVYPGGWTAVYAFLDNPGMWNLRSQVLKRWYLGQELYIRVFDADPDPAKERPPPENLLLCG